In a genomic window of Lacrimispora sp. BS-2:
- a CDS encoding PilZ domain-containing protein: MFIECEKASVYTLNGVYIAEVKVVDSHKDSMGLIFEEEDMDKVSTESVIVFYDGVQGLVTCKCRLSGRVKINGDEMGEVGNAIYKVPCLIDELIGIEQRRRDLKVRISLPVTLETADSDGKVTHIPAKIKDISAGGIGLESAVELKQDQIFSFLFETDCDCTRLKGCILWANELSGENETPRYRYGSRFFDMTSYQESLVRKFTFLEQLKRRKTQ; this comes from the coding sequence ATGTTTATTGAATGTGAAAAAGCAAGTGTTTATACTTTGAATGGTGTCTATATCGCAGAGGTAAAGGTAGTTGATTCCCATAAGGACAGTATGGGACTTATCTTTGAAGAGGAAGATATGGATAAGGTGAGCACAGAATCCGTAATCGTATTTTACGACGGCGTTCAAGGACTTGTTACATGCAAATGCCGTTTATCCGGAAGGGTAAAGATCAATGGCGATGAAATGGGAGAGGTCGGAAATGCGATCTACAAGGTTCCATGCCTGATTGACGAATTGATCGGTATCGAACAAAGACGGCGTGACCTAAAAGTCAGGATTTCCTTACCGGTTACCTTAGAGACGGCAGATTCAGACGGAAAGGTAACACATATACCCGCTAAAATAAAAGATATCAGTGCAGGTGGGATTGGGCTTGAATCAGCTGTTGAACTAAAGCAGGATCAGATCTTTTCTTTTCTGTTTGAAACTGACTGTGACTGCACCAGGCTTAAAGGCTGTATTCTATGGGCGAATGAACTGTCAGGCGAGAATGAAACGCCCCGCTACCGGTATGGCAGCCGTTTCTTCGATATGACATCTTATCAGGAATCCCTGGTCAGAAAATTCACTTTTCTGGAACAGCTGAAAAGAAGGAAGACACAGTAA
- a CDS encoding EscU/YscU/HrcU family type III secretion system export apparatus switch protein: MSEFNNTLNKKAVALKYDDAKNSAPVIVASGMGYMAEKIIETANESGVPVYEDNSLATILTQLELGSQVPDELYQTIVDIYLYFLNYVPGPVEKPTSEPEPVQETEEEEIIKEETVE; this comes from the coding sequence ATGTCAGAATTTAATAATACGTTAAATAAAAAGGCGGTTGCGTTAAAATATGATGATGCAAAGAATTCTGCTCCGGTTATCGTGGCCTCCGGTATGGGATATATGGCGGAGAAAATAATAGAAACTGCCAATGAAAGCGGTGTACCCGTTTATGAGGATAATTCCCTGGCAACTATTTTGACCCAGCTTGAACTTGGGAGTCAGGTGCCGGATGAATTATACCAGACTATTGTGGATATTTACCTTTATTTCCTGAATTATGTACCTGGTCCGGTGGAAAAACCAACGTCGGAACCGGAGCCTGTACAGGAAACAGAGGAAGAGGAAATAATAAAAGAGGAAACGGTGGAGTAG